From Echinicola soli, a single genomic window includes:
- the proC gene encoding pyrroline-5-carboxylate reductase, with translation MKNLKIAIIGCGNLGLSIVNGLMATKGFDAKNLTVTKRNPDNLFYLTPLGVTVSSDNKLAVEGADFVILGVKPYNVPLILKEIAPVMAKDKQTIISLATGVTLEEMYQHLPAEMAIYRAMPNIAADIQESITCICGKNGSPKTEHAIKELFNSIGISIVIEEHLMEAATVLGACGIAYVLRFMRAMTQGGIQIGFDAKTANAIVNQTVKGAAELIIKKGIHPEAAIDKVTTPKGCTIVGLNEMEHHGFSAAMVKGVLASYEKIEK, from the coding sequence ATGAAAAATCTCAAAATAGCCATTATCGGATGTGGAAACCTTGGGCTTTCCATTGTCAATGGCTTAATGGCTACTAAGGGTTTCGATGCCAAAAACCTTACGGTAACCAAAAGAAACCCGGACAATCTTTTTTACCTTACACCGCTAGGTGTAACCGTATCATCGGACAATAAATTGGCTGTCGAAGGTGCTGATTTTGTCATCCTTGGGGTAAAGCCTTATAATGTCCCGCTTATTCTAAAAGAAATTGCTCCAGTCATGGCCAAAGACAAACAAACCATCATATCCCTGGCCACTGGAGTGACCTTAGAAGAAATGTACCAACACCTGCCGGCAGAGATGGCCATTTACCGCGCCATGCCCAATATCGCAGCTGACATTCAAGAGTCCATCACCTGCATCTGTGGCAAAAACGGCAGTCCAAAAACAGAACATGCCATCAAGGAACTCTTTAACAGCATTGGTATTTCCATTGTCATCGAAGAACATCTGATGGAGGCGGCTACTGTTTTGGGAGCTTGCGGAATTGCCTATGTGCTGCGTTTTATGCGCGCCATGACACAGGGAGGAATCCAGATCGGCTTCGATGCCAAAACCGCCAATGCCATTGTCAACCAAACCGTCAAAGGCGCCGCTGAACTCATCATCAAAAAAGGCATCCACCCAGAAGCTGCCATCGACAAAGTCACCACTCCAAAAGGCTGCACCATCGTAGGCCTAAATGAAATGGAACACCACGGCTTCAGTGCCGCCATGGTCAAAGGAGTCTTGGCTTCCTATGAAAAAATAGAAAAGTGA